The following proteins are co-located in the Palaemon carinicauda isolate YSFRI2023 chromosome 3, ASM3689809v2, whole genome shotgun sequence genome:
- the LOC137635547 gene encoding uncharacterized protein — translation MEFIKTNKGGKKLVHDGYIYVIDKQKEEKIYWRCEKRGLCSGRLVSNGEGMSVSQEHCHPPDLMRKEVLKVKEELKEKASESEEITSSIVNKCTQNIPWEVAGALPKKESLSRTVKRVRNSRNGDEDLTVTTRGENFLQYSCEELSIYSTSRNLQLLKEKIRWFCDGTFDCAPIGRQLYTIHAMIQENKTLPLVYCITTHKNEKTYDTIFGWLESRNLRPASVSLDFELSAINSVKKFFPNAEICGCFFHFGQCLWRKVQGLGLQAWYSKSENAMLIKKLQAIAFVPPHDVYDCFDTLVSSFDDETDNILDGFLQYFETTWLGVFQRGRRRRPKFEVKLWSCYERTLNGLPRTNNMLEGWHNAFKRRMTIIHPTEEKLLRKLRSEQASTKMVLEQVFQGKDVGRKNKKYTDVNARLKNVVEGYDSDNVLDFLQAIARNL, via the coding sequence atggagtttatcaaaacaaataaaggaGGTAAGAAGCTTGTGCACGATGGATACATTTACGTGATCGATaagcagaaagaagaaaaaatatattggagatgCGAGAAACGGGGACTTTGCAGTGGAAGACTTGTtagcaatggtgaagggatgtCAGTATCTCAAGAACACTGCCATCCTCCAGATTTAATGCGAAAAGAGGTGCTCAAAGTaaaagaagagttgaaagaaaaagcTAGTGAGTCGGAAGAAATTACTTCCTCGATAGTGAACAAATGTACTCAAAATATTCCTTGGGAAGTAGCCGGAGCTTTACCGAAAAAGGAATCACTTTCACGTACTGTGAAGAGAGTACGTAATTCTCGAAACGGTGATGAAGATTTAACTGTTACAACGAGAGGGGAAAACTTTTTACAGTACAGCTGTGAAGAATTGAGTATTTATTCAACATCAAGGAATCTCCaacttcttaaagaaaaaattagatgGTTTTGTGATGGCACTTTCGATTGCGCTCCAATAGGAAGACAGCTCTACACAATTCATGCCATGATACAGGAAAACAAGACTCTTCCTCTCGTGTATTGCATAACAACccataaaaatgaaaagacttatgaCACCATATTCGGCTGGCTTGAAAGTCGTAACTTGCGACCAGCCTCAGTATCACTAGACTTCGAGCTTTCCGCTATCAATAGCGTAAAGAAATTTTTCCCAAACGCTGAAATCTGCGGATGTTTCTTCCATTTTGGACAATGCCTATGGCGAAAGGTGCAAGGACTGGGTTTGCAAGCTTGGTACTCAAAATCTGAAAATGCAATGCTTATAAAAAAACTTCAGGCAATTGCATTTGTGCCACCACATGATGTATATGATTGTTTTGACACTTTGGTATCAAGTTTTGATGACGAAACCGATAACATTTTAGATGGATTCTTGCAATACTTTGAGACTACATGGTTAGGCGTTTTTCAGCGTGGACGAAGGAGACGCCCAAAGTTTGAAGTTAAATTATGGTCATGTTATGAGAGAACACTAAATGGTTTACCAAGAACAAACAACATGCTTGAGGGCTGGCATAATGCTTTCAAGAGGAGGATGACAATTATCCACCCAACGGAAGAAAAGCTTCTTCGAAAACTCCGTTCTGAACAAGCAAGTACTAAAATGGTACTAGAGCAAGTTTTCCAGGGAAAGGACGTTGggagaaagaacaaaaaatatacagATGTAAACGCCAGGTTGAAAAACGTTGTTGAAGGATATGACTCTGATAATGTACTGGACTTTTTGCAGGCAATAGCTCGGAATTTATAA